From Nicotiana tabacum cultivar K326 chromosome 22, ASM71507v2, whole genome shotgun sequence, one genomic window encodes:
- the LOC107786845 gene encoding cyclin-dependent kinase inhibitor 3-like isoform X1: protein MGKYLRKAKITGDVAVMEVSQATPLGVRTRARTLALQRLHSSSTPPPPSASASDSCYLQLRSRRLEKPPTPLSDPRKTNNLLTEENPKSDSRFLVSGSVGSVSITQKDGFLDVNEISFGENTLDFEPRDRSTRESTPCSLVREADAMVNPGSATRRTNLNTTAHRTRGSILRNIPSPQEMEEFFTFAEQQQQRLFMEKYNFDVVNDLPLTGRYEWIRVDY, encoded by the exons ATGGGAAAATACTTGAGAAAAGCTAAAATAACAGGGGATGTAGCAGTGATGGAGGTGTCACAGGCAACTCCACTCGGTGTTCGCACCAGAGCAAGAACCCTAGCCCTTCAGCGCCTCCACTCTTCTTCCACTCCGCCGCCGCCGTCTGCTTCTGCTTCAGACTCTTGTTACCTTCAGCTTCGTTCCCGTCGCCTTGAGAAACCACCCACCCCTCTCTCCGACCCCAGAAAAACCAATAACCTTCTCACAGAGGAAAACCCAAAATCTGATTCGAGATTTCTAGTGTCTGGCTCTGTTGGGTCTGTTTCAATTACACAAAAAGATGGTTTCTTGGATGTTAATGAAATTTCATTTGGAGAGAATACTCTTGATTTTGAACCCAGAGATAG AAGCACTAGAGAAAGCACACCTTGTAGCCTGGTGAGGGAAGCCGATGCTATGGTCAACCCCGGTTCTGCAACAAGGCGAACAAACTTAAACACAACAGCTCACAGAACAAGGGGCTCTATCCTAAGAAACATCCCTTCACCTCAAGAAATGGAGGAATTTTTCACCTTTGCCGAGCAGCAACAACAGCGCCTTTTTATGGAGAA GTACAACTTTGATGTGGTAAACGATTTACCGCTTACTGGGCGGTACGAATGGATTAGGGTGGATTACTGA
- the LOC107786845 gene encoding cyclin-dependent kinase inhibitor 3-like isoform X2, which produces MGKYLRKAKITGDVAVMEVSQATPLGVRTRARTLALQRLHSSSTPPPPSASASDSCYLQLRSRRLEKPPTPLSDPRKTNNLLTEENPKSDSRFLVSGSVGSVSITQKDGFLDVNEISFGENTLDFEPRDSTRESTPCSLVREADAMVNPGSATRRTNLNTTAHRTRGSILRNIPSPQEMEEFFTFAEQQQQRLFMEKYNFDVVNDLPLTGRYEWIRVDY; this is translated from the exons ATGGGAAAATACTTGAGAAAAGCTAAAATAACAGGGGATGTAGCAGTGATGGAGGTGTCACAGGCAACTCCACTCGGTGTTCGCACCAGAGCAAGAACCCTAGCCCTTCAGCGCCTCCACTCTTCTTCCACTCCGCCGCCGCCGTCTGCTTCTGCTTCAGACTCTTGTTACCTTCAGCTTCGTTCCCGTCGCCTTGAGAAACCACCCACCCCTCTCTCCGACCCCAGAAAAACCAATAACCTTCTCACAGAGGAAAACCCAAAATCTGATTCGAGATTTCTAGTGTCTGGCTCTGTTGGGTCTGTTTCAATTACACAAAAAGATGGTTTCTTGGATGTTAATGAAATTTCATTTGGAGAGAATACTCTTGATTTTGAACCCAGAGATAG CACTAGAGAAAGCACACCTTGTAGCCTGGTGAGGGAAGCCGATGCTATGGTCAACCCCGGTTCTGCAACAAGGCGAACAAACTTAAACACAACAGCTCACAGAACAAGGGGCTCTATCCTAAGAAACATCCCTTCACCTCAAGAAATGGAGGAATTTTTCACCTTTGCCGAGCAGCAACAACAGCGCCTTTTTATGGAGAA GTACAACTTTGATGTGGTAAACGATTTACCGCTTACTGGGCGGTACGAATGGATTAGGGTGGATTACTGA